The Mytilus trossulus isolate FHL-02 chromosome 3, PNRI_Mtr1.1.1.hap1, whole genome shotgun sequence genome contains a region encoding:
- the LOC134710132 gene encoding small nuclear ribonucleoprotein Sm D2, with the protein MSALLQKPKSEMTPEELSSREQEEFNTGPLSVLTQSVKNNTQVLINCRNNKKLLARVKAFDRHCNMVLENVKEMWTETPKTGKGKKKSKPVNKDRYISKMFLRGDSVILVLRNPMATSK; encoded by the exons ATGTC tgcaTTATTACAAAAACCCAAAAGTGAGATGACTCCAGAAGAGTTGTCCAGTAGGGAACAAGAAGAGTTTAATACTGGTCCCCTGTCTGTCTTGACTCAGTCAGTAAAGAACAACACACAAGTCCTTATCAACTGCAGAAACAACAAGAAATTGTTGGCCAGAGTGAAAGCATTTGATAG ACATTGCAATATGGTATTGGAAAATGTTAAGGAAATGTGGACAGAGACCCCTAAAACAGGAAAAGGAAAGAAGAAATCCAAGCCCGTGAACAAAGACAGATATATCTCAAAAATGTTCTTACGAGGAGATTCCGTTATCTTGGTTCTCAGGAATCCAATGGCTaccagcaaataa
- the LOC134710129 gene encoding uncharacterized protein LOC134710129 isoform X6 codes for MAGQIRRPYTSYEMRGYDIYPSDVYEEDPYGDVNCPSPPPNPTGRYGAYTPGRVTPGRPGSRINNATQTESRLGYNNDFRYSSPPPMRLQREMTMPARTEEPLDPITRQYYNRLFHRSQSPDMNLNRMGRAGGRWRHITSCFANTGSHMSFVEGTVKQVDNNFMLPKRQPAQKISFSNSMANPRTMYRAPSATKRKPKYNSTYYDHAKNGFKYWYQEQNKPMDLGLRKSIGAKGTWLGVAGTLPNPLSGLN; via the exons aTATCCATCTGATGTATATGAAGAAGACCCGTATGGAGACGTCAACTGTCCGTCACCCCCTCCAAACCCTACAGGCAGATATGGTGCTTATACACCCGGTCGTGTTACCCCGGGGAGACCGGGATCAAGGATTAACAACGCAACACAg ACAGAATCCAGATTAGGATATAATAACGACTTCCGGTATTCGTCCCCACCCCCAATGAGACTACAGAGAGAGATGACCATGCCTGCCAGGACAGAGGAACCACTAGATCCAATCACAAGACAGTATTACAATCGGCTGTTTCACAGATCTCAAAGTCCAGACAT GAATCTTAACCGAATGGGACGAGCTGGTGGCAGATGGCGTCATATAACTTCTTGTTTTGCAAACACAGGATCTCATATGTCTTTTGTAGAAG GTACAGTTAAACAGGTAGACAACAATTTTATGTTACCAAAGAGACAACCAGCtcaaaaaataagtttttcaaATAGCATGGCTAATCCAAGGACAATGTACAGAGCGCCATCCGCCACGAAACGGAAACCAAAATACAATTCTACTTACTATGATCATGCCAAAAATGGATTTAAATATTGGTATCAAGAGCAAAATAAGCCAATGGATC TTGGATTAAGGAAATCTATTGGAGCCAAAGGTACCTGGCTGGGAGTGGCTGGAACACTCCCTAATCCTCTTTCTGGATTGAACTGA
- the LOC134710129 gene encoding uncharacterized protein LOC134710129 isoform X2 — MAGQIRRPYTSYEMRGYDIYPSDVYEEDPYGDVNCPSPPPNPTGRYGAYTPGRVTPGRPGSRINNATQDYQDQTESRLGYNNDFRYSSPPPMRLQREMTMPARTEEPLDPITRQYYNRLFHRSQSPDMNLNRMGRAGGRWRHITSCFANTGSHMSFVEGTVKQVDNNFMLPKRQPAQKISFSNSMANPRTMYRAPSATKRKPKYNSTYYDHAKNGFKYWYQEQNKPMDLGLRKSIGAKGTWLGVAGTLPNPLSGLN; from the exons aTATCCATCTGATGTATATGAAGAAGACCCGTATGGAGACGTCAACTGTCCGTCACCCCCTCCAAACCCTACAGGCAGATATGGTGCTTATACACCCGGTCGTGTTACCCCGGGGAGACCGGGATCAAGGATTAACAACGCAACACAg GATTATCAAGATCAG ACAGAATCCAGATTAGGATATAATAACGACTTCCGGTATTCGTCCCCACCCCCAATGAGACTACAGAGAGAGATGACCATGCCTGCCAGGACAGAGGAACCACTAGATCCAATCACAAGACAGTATTACAATCGGCTGTTTCACAGATCTCAAAGTCCAGACAT GAATCTTAACCGAATGGGACGAGCTGGTGGCAGATGGCGTCATATAACTTCTTGTTTTGCAAACACAGGATCTCATATGTCTTTTGTAGAAG GTACAGTTAAACAGGTAGACAACAATTTTATGTTACCAAAGAGACAACCAGCtcaaaaaataagtttttcaaATAGCATGGCTAATCCAAGGACAATGTACAGAGCGCCATCCGCCACGAAACGGAAACCAAAATACAATTCTACTTACTATGATCATGCCAAAAATGGATTTAAATATTGGTATCAAGAGCAAAATAAGCCAATGGATC TTGGATTAAGGAAATCTATTGGAGCCAAAGGTACCTGGCTGGGAGTGGCTGGAACACTCCCTAATCCTCTTTCTGGATTGAACTGA
- the LOC134710129 gene encoding uncharacterized protein LOC134710129 isoform X5 has product MMEYDPIHRASSVTYQTTGTFRYPSDVYEEDPYGDVNCPSPPPNPTGRYGAYTPGRVTPGRPGSRINNATQTESRLGYNNDFRYSSPPPMRLQREMTMPARTEEPLDPITRQYYNRLFHRSQSPDMNLNRMGRAGGRWRHITSCFANTGSHMSFVEGTVKQVDNNFMLPKRQPAQKISFSNSMANPRTMYRAPSATKRKPKYNSTYYDHAKNGFKYWYQEQNKPMDLGLRKSIGAKGTWLGVAGTLPNPLSGLN; this is encoded by the exons ATGATGGAATATGACCCGATCCACAGGGCTAGTTCCGTTACCTACCAAACGACTGGTACATTCAG aTATCCATCTGATGTATATGAAGAAGACCCGTATGGAGACGTCAACTGTCCGTCACCCCCTCCAAACCCTACAGGCAGATATGGTGCTTATACACCCGGTCGTGTTACCCCGGGGAGACCGGGATCAAGGATTAACAACGCAACACAg ACAGAATCCAGATTAGGATATAATAACGACTTCCGGTATTCGTCCCCACCCCCAATGAGACTACAGAGAGAGATGACCATGCCTGCCAGGACAGAGGAACCACTAGATCCAATCACAAGACAGTATTACAATCGGCTGTTTCACAGATCTCAAAGTCCAGACAT GAATCTTAACCGAATGGGACGAGCTGGTGGCAGATGGCGTCATATAACTTCTTGTTTTGCAAACACAGGATCTCATATGTCTTTTGTAGAAG GTACAGTTAAACAGGTAGACAACAATTTTATGTTACCAAAGAGACAACCAGCtcaaaaaataagtttttcaaATAGCATGGCTAATCCAAGGACAATGTACAGAGCGCCATCCGCCACGAAACGGAAACCAAAATACAATTCTACTTACTATGATCATGCCAAAAATGGATTTAAATATTGGTATCAAGAGCAAAATAAGCCAATGGATC TTGGATTAAGGAAATCTATTGGAGCCAAAGGTACCTGGCTGGGAGTGGCTGGAACACTCCCTAATCCTCTTTCTGGATTGAACTGA
- the LOC134710129 gene encoding uncharacterized protein LOC134710129 isoform X4: MMEYDPIHRASSVTYQTTGTFRYPSDVYEEDPYGDVNCPSPPPNPTGRYGAYTPGRVTPGRPGSRINNATQDYQDQTESRLGYNNDFRYSSPPPMRLQREMTMPARTEEPLDPITRQYYNRLFHRSQSPDMNLNRMGRAGGRWRHITSCFANTGSHMSFVEGTVKQVDNNFMLPKRQPAQKISFSNSMANPRTMYRAPSATKRKPKYNSTYYDHAKNGFKYWYQEQNKPMDPEWDETLLDSLVNDRYITWHPVFG; the protein is encoded by the exons ATGATGGAATATGACCCGATCCACAGGGCTAGTTCCGTTACCTACCAAACGACTGGTACATTCAG aTATCCATCTGATGTATATGAAGAAGACCCGTATGGAGACGTCAACTGTCCGTCACCCCCTCCAAACCCTACAGGCAGATATGGTGCTTATACACCCGGTCGTGTTACCCCGGGGAGACCGGGATCAAGGATTAACAACGCAACACAg GATTATCAAGATCAG ACAGAATCCAGATTAGGATATAATAACGACTTCCGGTATTCGTCCCCACCCCCAATGAGACTACAGAGAGAGATGACCATGCCTGCCAGGACAGAGGAACCACTAGATCCAATCACAAGACAGTATTACAATCGGCTGTTTCACAGATCTCAAAGTCCAGACAT GAATCTTAACCGAATGGGACGAGCTGGTGGCAGATGGCGTCATATAACTTCTTGTTTTGCAAACACAGGATCTCATATGTCTTTTGTAGAAG GTACAGTTAAACAGGTAGACAACAATTTTATGTTACCAAAGAGACAACCAGCtcaaaaaataagtttttcaaATAGCATGGCTAATCCAAGGACAATGTACAGAGCGCCATCCGCCACGAAACGGAAACCAAAATACAATTCTACTTACTATGATCATGCCAAAAATGGATTTAAATATTGGTATCAAGAGCAAAATAAGCCAATGGATC CGGAATGGGACGAAACCTTACTAGATAGTTTAGTTAATGATAGATACATAACG TGGCACCCAGTCTTTGGATAA
- the LOC134710131 gene encoding peptidyl-prolyl cis-trans isomerase FKBP2-like, translating into MIRKIKHNTDQLTGERRKIRHVSKFTQHKQDKMRISWVVNGLLVLCMVVQAWAGEEEKKKKLQIGVKKRVDNCTVKSRKGDTLHMHYTGKLEDGTEFDSSIPRKEPFVFTLGAGQVIKGWDQGLLGMCVGEKRKLVIPSDMGYGDRGAPPKIPGGATLIFEVELLDIKRQDEL; encoded by the exons ATGATAAGAAAGATCAAACATAACACTGATCAACTGACCGGCGAACGAAGAAAGATACGACACGTCAGTAAATTCACACAGCACAAACAAGACAA AATGAGGATAAGCTGGGTTGTAAATGGTCTGTTGGTGCTGTGTATGGTTGTACAAGCTTGGGCTGGAGaggaagaaaaaaagaagaaattacaGATTGGTGTGAAGAAGAGGGTAGACAACTGTACAGTCAAATCTAGAAAGGGAGATACACTACACATGCATTATACT gGTAAATTAGAAGATGGTACAGAATTTGACAGCAGTATACCAAGGAAAGAACcatttgtatttacattagGAGCTGGACAAGTTATCAAAGGATGGGATCAAGGTTTACTGGG AATGTGTGTTGGAGAAAAAAGGAAATTAGTCATTCCTTCAGATATGGGATATGGTGATAGAGGAGCTCCACCAAAAATTCCAG gTGGTGCAACACTTATATTTGAGGTAGAATTGTTGGATATAAAGAGACAAGATGAGCTGTAG
- the LOC134710129 gene encoding uncharacterized protein LOC134710129 isoform X1, whose translation MMEYDPIHRASSVTYQTTGTFRYPSDVYEEDPYGDVNCPSPPPNPTGRYGAYTPGRVTPGRPGSRINNATQDYQDQTESRLGYNNDFRYSSPPPMRLQREMTMPARTEEPLDPITRQYYNRLFHRSQSPDMNLNRMGRAGGRWRHITSCFANTGSHMSFVEGTVKQVDNNFMLPKRQPAQKISFSNSMANPRTMYRAPSATKRKPKYNSTYYDHAKNGFKYWYQEQNKPMDLGLRKSIGAKGTWLGVAGTLPNPLSGLN comes from the exons ATGATGGAATATGACCCGATCCACAGGGCTAGTTCCGTTACCTACCAAACGACTGGTACATTCAG aTATCCATCTGATGTATATGAAGAAGACCCGTATGGAGACGTCAACTGTCCGTCACCCCCTCCAAACCCTACAGGCAGATATGGTGCTTATACACCCGGTCGTGTTACCCCGGGGAGACCGGGATCAAGGATTAACAACGCAACACAg GATTATCAAGATCAG ACAGAATCCAGATTAGGATATAATAACGACTTCCGGTATTCGTCCCCACCCCCAATGAGACTACAGAGAGAGATGACCATGCCTGCCAGGACAGAGGAACCACTAGATCCAATCACAAGACAGTATTACAATCGGCTGTTTCACAGATCTCAAAGTCCAGACAT GAATCTTAACCGAATGGGACGAGCTGGTGGCAGATGGCGTCATATAACTTCTTGTTTTGCAAACACAGGATCTCATATGTCTTTTGTAGAAG GTACAGTTAAACAGGTAGACAACAATTTTATGTTACCAAAGAGACAACCAGCtcaaaaaataagtttttcaaATAGCATGGCTAATCCAAGGACAATGTACAGAGCGCCATCCGCCACGAAACGGAAACCAAAATACAATTCTACTTACTATGATCATGCCAAAAATGGATTTAAATATTGGTATCAAGAGCAAAATAAGCCAATGGATC TTGGATTAAGGAAATCTATTGGAGCCAAAGGTACCTGGCTGGGAGTGGCTGGAACACTCCCTAATCCTCTTTCTGGATTGAACTGA
- the LOC134710129 gene encoding uncharacterized protein LOC134710129 isoform X7, protein MMEYDPIHRASSVTYQTTGTFRYPSDVYEEDPYGDVNCPSPPPNPTGRYGAYTPGRVTPGRPGSRINNATQDYQDQTESRLGYNNDFRYSSPPPMRLQREMTMPARTEEPLDPITRQYYNRLFHRSQSPDMNLNRMGRAGGRWRHITSCFANTGSHMSFVEGTVKQVDNNFMLPKRQPAQKISFSNSMANPRTMYRAPSATKRKPKYNSTYYDHAKNGFKYWYQEQNKPMDLAPSLWITGRASEEIY, encoded by the exons ATGATGGAATATGACCCGATCCACAGGGCTAGTTCCGTTACCTACCAAACGACTGGTACATTCAG aTATCCATCTGATGTATATGAAGAAGACCCGTATGGAGACGTCAACTGTCCGTCACCCCCTCCAAACCCTACAGGCAGATATGGTGCTTATACACCCGGTCGTGTTACCCCGGGGAGACCGGGATCAAGGATTAACAACGCAACACAg GATTATCAAGATCAG ACAGAATCCAGATTAGGATATAATAACGACTTCCGGTATTCGTCCCCACCCCCAATGAGACTACAGAGAGAGATGACCATGCCTGCCAGGACAGAGGAACCACTAGATCCAATCACAAGACAGTATTACAATCGGCTGTTTCACAGATCTCAAAGTCCAGACAT GAATCTTAACCGAATGGGACGAGCTGGTGGCAGATGGCGTCATATAACTTCTTGTTTTGCAAACACAGGATCTCATATGTCTTTTGTAGAAG GTACAGTTAAACAGGTAGACAACAATTTTATGTTACCAAAGAGACAACCAGCtcaaaaaataagtttttcaaATAGCATGGCTAATCCAAGGACAATGTACAGAGCGCCATCCGCCACGAAACGGAAACCAAAATACAATTCTACTTACTATGATCATGCCAAAAATGGATTTAAATATTGGTATCAAGAGCAAAATAAGCCAATGGATC TGGCACCCAGTCTTTGGATAACAGGACGAGCCAGTGAAGAAATTTATTAA
- the LOC134710129 gene encoding uncharacterized protein LOC134710129 isoform X3, with the protein MGRGKNRMQRLMDTMKWSRYPSDVYEEDPYGDVNCPSPPPNPTGRYGAYTPGRVTPGRPGSRINNATQDYQDQTESRLGYNNDFRYSSPPPMRLQREMTMPARTEEPLDPITRQYYNRLFHRSQSPDMNLNRMGRAGGRWRHITSCFANTGSHMSFVEGTVKQVDNNFMLPKRQPAQKISFSNSMANPRTMYRAPSATKRKPKYNSTYYDHAKNGFKYWYQEQNKPMDLGLRKSIGAKGTWLGVAGTLPNPLSGLN; encoded by the exons aTATCCATCTGATGTATATGAAGAAGACCCGTATGGAGACGTCAACTGTCCGTCACCCCCTCCAAACCCTACAGGCAGATATGGTGCTTATACACCCGGTCGTGTTACCCCGGGGAGACCGGGATCAAGGATTAACAACGCAACACAg GATTATCAAGATCAG ACAGAATCCAGATTAGGATATAATAACGACTTCCGGTATTCGTCCCCACCCCCAATGAGACTACAGAGAGAGATGACCATGCCTGCCAGGACAGAGGAACCACTAGATCCAATCACAAGACAGTATTACAATCGGCTGTTTCACAGATCTCAAAGTCCAGACAT GAATCTTAACCGAATGGGACGAGCTGGTGGCAGATGGCGTCATATAACTTCTTGTTTTGCAAACACAGGATCTCATATGTCTTTTGTAGAAG GTACAGTTAAACAGGTAGACAACAATTTTATGTTACCAAAGAGACAACCAGCtcaaaaaataagtttttcaaATAGCATGGCTAATCCAAGGACAATGTACAGAGCGCCATCCGCCACGAAACGGAAACCAAAATACAATTCTACTTACTATGATCATGCCAAAAATGGATTTAAATATTGGTATCAAGAGCAAAATAAGCCAATGGATC TTGGATTAAGGAAATCTATTGGAGCCAAAGGTACCTGGCTGGGAGTGGCTGGAACACTCCCTAATCCTCTTTCTGGATTGAACTGA
- the LOC134710129 gene encoding uncharacterized protein LOC134710129 isoform X8 → MMEYDPIHRASSVTYQTTGTFRYPSDVYEEDPYGDVNCPSPPPNPTGRYGAYTPGRVTPGRPGSRINNATQDYQDQTESRLGYNNDFRYSSPPPMRLQREMTMPARTEEPLDPITRQYYNRLFHRSQSPDMNLNRMGRAGGRWRHITSCFANTGSHMSFVEGTVKQVDNNFMLPKRQPAQKISFSNSMANPRTMYRAPSATKRKPKYNSTYYDHAKNGFKYWYQEQNKPMDRRTRAPLLYSC, encoded by the exons ATGATGGAATATGACCCGATCCACAGGGCTAGTTCCGTTACCTACCAAACGACTGGTACATTCAG aTATCCATCTGATGTATATGAAGAAGACCCGTATGGAGACGTCAACTGTCCGTCACCCCCTCCAAACCCTACAGGCAGATATGGTGCTTATACACCCGGTCGTGTTACCCCGGGGAGACCGGGATCAAGGATTAACAACGCAACACAg GATTATCAAGATCAG ACAGAATCCAGATTAGGATATAATAACGACTTCCGGTATTCGTCCCCACCCCCAATGAGACTACAGAGAGAGATGACCATGCCTGCCAGGACAGAGGAACCACTAGATCCAATCACAAGACAGTATTACAATCGGCTGTTTCACAGATCTCAAAGTCCAGACAT GAATCTTAACCGAATGGGACGAGCTGGTGGCAGATGGCGTCATATAACTTCTTGTTTTGCAAACACAGGATCTCATATGTCTTTTGTAGAAG GTACAGTTAAACAGGTAGACAACAATTTTATGTTACCAAAGAGACAACCAGCtcaaaaaataagtttttcaaATAGCATGGCTAATCCAAGGACAATGTACAGAGCGCCATCCGCCACGAAACGGAAACCAAAATACAATTCTACTTACTATGATCATGCCAAAAATGGATTTAAATATTGGTATCAAGAGCAAAATAAGCCAATGGATC GTCGCACTAGAGCCCCATTATTATACTCCTGTTAA